The genomic stretch GGCTGTGGTGTTCTTGGTGAGGCGCGCGTCCTGGCAGAAGAGCACGCCGGTGGCGGCGGCCGCCGCGTCGCCCTTGTGGGGCTTCGACTTGCCGGCGAGCACGGGGGGCCGCGGCCGCGGGCCGAGGTACACGGGGGAATGAAGGGCCATGCCCTGCGAATCGTGCAGGATCACCACGCCCCCCGTGCGGCTGTCGGGGTCGAGGATCGCGATCTTCTCGTAGCTGATGTCCTGCACCTTTCGCGTCTGCTTGCCCGCGGGCACCTCGATTTCGACGCGGCGCGCGAGGGTGCACACGAGGCGGCCGTCGGGCAGGGCGGCCACGTCGCCGGCGTCGAGGCCGAAGTGGCGGGTGCCGAAGGGCAGGCCGCCGGTGGGCCCCACGGCGATGCCGCCGCCGGTGAGCCAGGCCACCCGGCCGTCGGGCATCGGGGCCGGGCTGCCGCAGCAGAAGGCGCGCAGCCGCCCGCCGTAGTCGGGGCCGATGTCCAGCCCGAACTCGGTGTAGCCGCCCGTGCCGTCGGGGTGGACGGCGTGGAGGAGGGTCTCGACCTTGCCGCGGTCGAAGAAGTTGTCGGAGCGGATGAAGAGGATGCGGCCGTCGGCCAGCACCTCGGGCTCGTTGTCGAAGATGAAGGTGGTGGTGATGGGGCGGATGCCCGAGCCGTCGGGGTTCATCACGAAGAGCGCGCGGGAGGGCGGGTTGTGATACTCCTCGAAGGTGCCGATGCGGGTGGAGGTGAAGACGATGCGGCCGTCGGGCAGCTCGGCGGGGTCAATGTCGTGGAACGGCCCGCGGGTGAGGCGCTCGGGTGTGCCGCCCGCGGCGGGCAGCCGCCAGATGCTGAAGAAGCCCTCGCCCTCGGGGACCATGGAGACGAGGATGGCCTTGCCGTCGAAGGTGACGCTGGGCGAGCCGATGGCGCCCTTGCCGGCGTCGAGCAGCACGGCGGGCTTCGCGCCGGGCCTGGCGGGCGTGAGGGCGTAGAGCTTGCGGCCGACCTTCATGGGCGCGGGCAGGTCGTGTTCGGGGAAGGTGCGGGCCTTGCGGGGGTTGAAGATCGTGACCGTGAGGCTGTCGTAGCGGCTGCCGGTGCCGCTGCGCGGGATGTAGAGCGAGCAGTCGTCGCCCACGAAGGCGAGGCCCTCGGGCCAGGGATAGTCCTCGGGCGGCACCACCTCGACCGAGGGCCGCACGGAGACGACGGGGCCGGCGGCGGCCTGCCAGTTGAGGGCCGGGGCCTTGCCCAGCTTGGGCTTGGCCACGGGCACGGCCTCGAGTTTGTCGGCGAACCTGCCCCACGGGCCGCCGCCGTAGGGCGCCACCACGTAGGCCTTCTGCCACTTGCTGTCGTCGAAGCCCGGCTGCTGCCAGTCCTTCGCCTCCCGGTCGCTCACCAGCCAGTTCTCGCCGCCGGCCAGGGCGATGGGCTGGCCGTCGGCCAGTTGCCCGCGGAGCACGAAGAGCAGGCCCGCGGGGCCGGGCGCCGTGTTGGCCGCCTCCACCGCGATCACGTTGCGCCCCGGCACGAGCAGGGGGGCGAGGTCGAAGCGGTTCGGGATGCGCCAGGCGTCGGGATTCGTCTCGCGCTGGCCGACGAATTGCCCATTGACGCTCAGGGCATACAGATTGTCCACGGCGATTGTCGCCTCAGCGGCCTTCACCTGGGCATTCTCGGGCAGCACGAGCGCGGCGCGGAAGTACCACACCCCCGCCGATGGCTCGGGCGTGTTGGCCCCGGGGTCGGGCCAGGCCCAGATCCACTGCGCCCCCTCGAAGCTGACGGACCGAGGCTCGGCGCCCAGAAGGCAGGCCGCGCCCAGGCAGAACATGGCAAACAGTATTCTCTTCATCCCCACATGACTTCCCGTGATGCAGGCCCATGGGAACGGCGGCTGGGCGCGGATGCGCCCTCCCCCACCCTACCAGCGCAGGCGCTGCGTGTCAACTGGCGCTCAGCGGGCTGGGAACGGCGGGCGTCACTTGGCGGCGTGGAGAAGCCCCTTCATCGCCTCGCCCAGGGCGTTGCCGATGAGGAAGTAGCTCTCGGCGTTGCCGAACCAGTGGTGGCCGTGGGTGACATTGGGCGACTCCTGGGCCGGGCGCAAGAAGGCTGCCGTGGGCACGAAGGCCACCGTGCCCTTGAACTCGGGCAGGTCGGCCACCGCCGCCTGGGCCTTGCGGAAGACCAGGTGGTCGCAGTTGCCTGTCTCGCCGATCACCACGGGCAGGTGGGGCCGCTTCAGCTCCTTGCGCACGTCCTTGATCAGATTGGCCAGGTTCTGCGTGTACTCGGGCACGGCGGGCGGGGTGCACATGTCGTTCCAGCCCTGGAACCACACGAGGCCGGCGATCTCGTAGCCCCCGCCGTCGTAGTCGGGGAAGCTCTGCTTGAGGCTGGCGAGGGCCTCGCGGAGCTCAGCGAGCATCTGGGTGTAGCACGGCCCCACCTCGCCGCCCGAGGAGGGCGGACGGAAGTCCTTGTAGAGGCTCTTCCCGCCCCAGGCGGTCTTGACGAGGAGCACCTGGTTGTCGAGGGCATTGCCGATCACGTGGCCGAACTGAAGCTCGGGCCCGAAGTGGTGCCTGCCGCCGTAGACGGCGTAGCCGATCGAGAGGGCGCCTTTCTTCAGCTCGCGGGCGGTCTTGTACCACACCCACACGTCGTCGCGCACGGCCCACTGGCCGTCCTTGTCCTTCAGGTGGGCGTAGAGCGGCGCCTTGGCGGGGTCGCGCATCACGTGTTCGAGGTTCCCCTTGCCCCCGTTGTAGTACTTCTCGTGATCGAGATCCACCACCGCCTGGCCTTCCATGTTCGACTGGCCGGCGAGGAGGAAGACCTGGACGGGACTCTTGCCGGCCTGGCCGGCGTGGGCAGATGCAGCCAGCGCCACGGCAGCGACGAGGGCAGCACGGGGCATCTTACGCACTGTCATGGGCAATCTTCCTTTCTCTTCTCTGGCTGGGGCTCACGGGGTGACCGTGTTGAGCTCGAAGTGAATGTGGCCGGTGATGGACAGGGCCGTCAGGTCGCCCTCCAGCGTGAGGCGGCGGGCCGCGGTGTCGTACTCGCCCGCGACCCGGCCCGAGAAGACCACCGACGAGCCGAACGGGATGACGATCGCGCGGGGCTCGAGGCGGACAACGTAGGGGGCCTCCACGCGGTAGTAGAGGTCCCGCGCCCCGTACGGCACGCTGGTAGTGCCCGAAGCGGCGACCTTCGCGGGCAGGCTCAGCGACAGGAAGGGCGCGGCAAGCGTGAGGTCGCGGATGCGGGTGGCCTCGCGCAGGCCCGCCTGGACCTCGGCGAGCTTGCGATGAACCGGCTGGACCCGTCCGTACCACAGACAGGCCAGCGTGGCCGCGACGAGCACGGCCAACACCTTGCCCCAATGCGCCCGCGCGAAGGCGAGAGCGACGCTCGGAGCGGCCGCGGCCTCTCCCGCCTCCGCGGCGGCCGCGAGCGCGGCCTCGGACGCCGGCGGCAGCGCTTCGGCAGACGGGGCCTCAGCTTGCTCTGCTGGCAGCGCGCCCGCCTCAGAGGAGGCTTCCGAAGGGGGGACGCCCTCGGGCGGCTCGCGCGGCACCTCCACTTGCCGCCCGCACACGTGGCAGCGCAGCCGCCGGCCGATGTTCGCCTCGCGCCAGTAGAACCTCCGCCCGCAGCCGGGGCACGGAAAGGTCCGCTCGTGCGGTTCAGCCATCGGCGGTCATCTCACTTCGCCGGCTCGAGCTTGATGTAGTCGAGGCCGGCCATGTAGGCCTTCACGGCCTTGTCGTTGGCGCCGGTGATCTCGAGGGTGAGCGTGTGCTTGCCCTTCGTGAGGTCGTGCGCCCCCAGGTCGAGCACGCCCGTGGGGACGACGGCGTCGTTGTAGAGGTCAATCGGCTGGCCGAGCTTCTGCCCGTCGAGGTGGAGCTGCACGATGCCGTAGTCCCGGGCCTTGGTGAGCTGGGCCACGAGCTTGTAGCGGCCGTCGGCCTCGACGGGGAAGGCCAGCGTGAGCTTGTCGCCGGGCTTGGCGCCGGTCCACCACAGGTGGGCGTCGTCGCTCCAGCCGGCGCCGAAGTGGTCGAGGTCCTGGCGGCGGGCGAGGCCGCCCGTCTTCTCGGCGATCTGGAGGCGTTCGCCCTCGAGGGCACCCTTGACGCCGGTGGAGGGCGGGGGCACGTAGTAGCCGGTGCGGTCGGCCACCGGCGCTTCGTCGTAGGCATCGGTCTGCCCGGCCGCGAGGTACCAGTAGGCCACCGCGGCGTAGAGCGTGGGCTTGGTGTTGGGGTAGTACTTCTCGATGAAGGCATCGAACGAGGTCTGGAAGGGTACGTTGTCGGTGACGTGCCAGCGGTTGACGCACACGTGGCCGCGGTTGCCGCCGTCGTTGTGCGGCTGGTTGTGGTAGGCGTTGACGAAGAGGTCGGGGCAGCACCAGGCGTAGCCGAAGTAGTCCTCGGACCCGGTGCCGATGGTCGAGGGGAACTTCTCGCCGTCCACGTGGAACTTCTCGTCGCCCTCGCCCCACCAGCCGCCGCGGGGGTTCCACACGTGGAGCATCACGCCCACGTAGCGGCCGCGGCCCTGGGTCTTGAGCATCGTCCAGTCAATCGCCCTCCGCTCGGGCTCCTCGGGCAGGAAGGCGTCGCGGTGCCACTTCGCGTGGAAGCGGCCGAGCGTCTCGATGGGCTTCTTGAGGGGCGCATGGGTGACGGAGAGATTGACCGTGCGGTTGGCCGCGCCGTCGTTGACCAGCTCGATGCGCGCCTTCTTGGCGAACGGCATGTACCACAGGCAGTACATCTCGCCGTTGGCCATGCCCAGCGGTAGCGAGCGGTACTCCTTGTAGCCGGGCGCCGAGCCGAAGAAGTCGCCCAGCGGCGACCAGACGGCCGGCTTGGGCTCGTCGTCCCACGTGATCCGCAGGCACAGCTCGCGCAACACCTGAATGTCGTCGGGAGCCTTGGGCAGGTCGAGCTTCACGCGCAGCTCGGTGATGGCCTGGGGGCCGTCAATCTCGAGGGCCTGGGTCGCCCGGCCGGCCACCACCATCACGTCGTTTTGCTGCCTCGTGAAGCCGGGCCGCGCGCCGGCCGGGTCGGCGCCGCATTTCTCCTCGAGGAAGGCGTTGGCCTTCTCGAGCGCGGCGGTCTCCTCGGCCGACAGCGGCAGCTTGAACGTGGGCAACACGGTGTCCTTCGGGTAGGTCGTGTAGGTGAAGTGGTAGTAGGCGCCCCAGCCCTTGTCGGCGGTGATCTTGCAGGATTTCTGGAAGGGGATGGGCACGTAGCAGTTCCAGCCGCGCGCGAGCACGTGGCAGAGGGCGGCGCAGCGGAACGGCGCCTGCTTGCCATCGAAGTAATTGCGGAAGGGCAGGTCAATGGCCGGTTCCGCCGCGCCGTCGAGGAACACGCGCACGTGCCCGTCGCCCGCCTGGGCCGACCAGATGCGCCAGATGACGCCCGGCCCCTCCATCTCGGCGAACACCTCCTTGTCGCCCTCGCGGCGGATGATGCCGTTGCCATCGCCATT from Planctomycetota bacterium encodes the following:
- a CDS encoding sialate O-acetylesterase, with product MTVRKMPRAALVAAVALAASAHAGQAGKSPVQVFLLAGQSNMEGQAVVDLDHEKYYNGGKGNLEHVMRDPAKAPLYAHLKDKDGQWAVRDDVWVWYKTARELKKGALSIGYAVYGGRHHFGPELQFGHVIGNALDNQVLLVKTAWGGKSLYKDFRPPSSGGEVGPCYTQMLAELREALASLKQSFPDYDGGGYEIAGLVWFQGWNDMCTPPAVPEYTQNLANLIKDVRKELKRPHLPVVIGETGNCDHLVFRKAQAAVADLPEFKGTVAFVPTAAFLRPAQESPNVTHGHHWFGNAESYFLIGNALGEAMKGLLHAAK
- a CDS encoding DUF2961 domain-containing protein, translated to MRAAARTVWLVVGACGAIASAGEKWTYLDLVGRLTDLEALAVLPAPGEKCQQWSSYDRASQYDEKTGKYVRWDANGDGNGIIRREGDKEVFAEMEGPGVIWRIWSAQAGDGHVRVFLDGAAEPAIDLPFRNYFDGKQAPFRCAALCHVLARGWNCYVPIPFQKSCKITADKGWGAYYHFTYTTYPKDTVLPTFKLPLSAEETAALEKANAFLEEKCGADPAGARPGFTRQQNDVMVVAGRATQALEIDGPQAITELRVKLDLPKAPDDIQVLRELCLRITWDDEPKPAVWSPLGDFFGSAPGYKEYRSLPLGMANGEMYCLWYMPFAKKARIELVNDGAANRTVNLSVTHAPLKKPIETLGRFHAKWHRDAFLPEEPERRAIDWTMLKTQGRGRYVGVMLHVWNPRGGWWGEGDEKFHVDGEKFPSTIGTGSEDYFGYAWCCPDLFVNAYHNQPHNDGGNRGHVCVNRWHVTDNVPFQTSFDAFIEKYYPNTKPTLYAAVAYWYLAAGQTDAYDEAPVADRTGYYVPPPSTGVKGALEGERLQIAEKTGGLARRQDLDHFGAGWSDDAHLWWTGAKPGDKLTLAFPVEADGRYKLVAQLTKARDYGIVQLHLDGQKLGQPIDLYNDAVVPTGVLDLGAHDLTKGKHTLTLEITGANDKAVKAYMAGLDYIKLEPAK